DNA sequence from the Excalfactoria chinensis isolate bCotChi1 chromosome 2, bCotChi1.hap2, whole genome shotgun sequence genome:
taggttgtggttggacttgatcatctttaagatcttttccaacctgagaaacgattctatgattctatgaaagtctTATACATATACGGAAAAAAAGTGATCTATTGTATCAAGAATACTATTAATTAGATACGCACTTTGACTAGAAAAGAGCAAAACTTTTAATTGGGTTCATAGAAACATCAGTGGATCTAAACATATAGCAGAAGTACCTGTCCCTTGAATCAAAGCTACAGAGGGGAGTGTTTTCAGTTCTCCATACTACTGGAGAAAGTATGCCTGAAGAGCATTTCCTGCTAACAGAAAGAatgactgctgaaaagaatGGTCTAAAATAAGGATGAGTAAGTAATTTTGAGACTGAACAATTACAGGTCTATTGCACTGAGTTAGGTATCTTGCTGTGGTAAGGTACTTACTTCTCATTATGGATGGCCTACttaatgacatttttttaattattgcttttaatttagtGCTGGCTTAAGTGCTATCCATCAAATAATCTGCACTCCCAGATGGCAATCCTGGACTGAAAATGGGCTATAACTGAAAGCTGGCTTCCTAATAGCACTTGCTGATAGTTTTGGTAGGAAATgaattcatgtttttgttttaaacaattGCATTTATGCAACTAGGTACTTATATTTCTTTATAACATGCCTGAAATTCAAAATTACTGAGTTGGGAATGGTCTCAGGAGGTCAACTAACCATTCCAGCCTCCTGTAGAAAATGGTGCAGCTCTTCTATTCCTGATGAGTCCTTGTATTCAGGCACTTCTTTGATGACCAGTGCACAATAACACAGAGCAATAACACAAATGATCTCCTCCCCTGCCTCATAATCCTGGAACCAAAACTTTCCAGACCACTATCCTCAGTGTCCTTCCTGTCATTCAACTACATTATTTCTATGCTTGTTCAATGTGCTCAAGGAGACCAGGTGACTTCAACTTTGTGATCAGTCTTTCACATATTTGAAGATTGTTACATCACGCACTATTCCCTCCAATACAGCTAttcctggggaggaataaccacatgcagTACAGGTCAGATTACCTGATGGAGAAGAGCTCTGAGGAAAaggacctgggcatcctggtgggcAACAGGTTGACCATGAATGTAACCTTATGTCTGAGAAGATCAATGGTAtcctggagtgcattaaaaagagtgtggccagcaggttaaAGGCAGTGATCCTCCCtatctactctgtgctggtgagaccacatttagaatactgcatccagttcagctgagggccacagagatgattaagggcctggagcatctcccatatgaggaaaggctgagcaacttggatctgttcagcctggagaaatgaAATCTTAGAGGgaatctgattaatgtttataaatatttaaagggatGTGGGAGGCAAATGAATGAGGCCAGTCTCATtggcatgtagcaacaggacaaggagcaatggcctagAACTTGGACATAAGAAATTCCGTACTAACACACATAAGAATTTCTACATGGTAAGGATGATAGAGctcaggaacaggttgcccagagaggctgtggagtctccttctatggagatattcaaaacctgtcTGGACATCTatctgtgtgacctattgtagggtacctgccTTAGAAGGAGCTTGGACTTGTCAatctcttgaggtcctttccaactcctGTGATTTTGTATGGTTCTGTATGGTTTCCTATGAGAGAGAACAGTGAAAAAGGTGACAGTTAATTGATACAATGGTGCTCAAAGGTCAACACAGGACAGCATCAGACATATCCCAAACTACTTCAGTAAAAAACCCTGAGAGTATTTAGGTTAAGACAGGCTTTTCAGCGTGCACTGCTTGGCCATTTCCACGACTATTGGCTTGTCATTTTAGATCTGATCTGTGGTCGTGATAGCAGTGTTAATGAAGACACATTACCTGCTCGGAGGTACGTTCGATTTTACATACATGCTATTAACAGGGAGCGAGTGGTATTCAAATCGTGCTGCGAGCTCACTCGGAGAAGTTGGCGGCTCTGAGAACCCCTCGCATCGAGCAGCCCCGGCCAAGAAACAACGAGCTCCGCTCCGCACTGCCCGCCGAACCGCGCCCCCACCTCGGGCACCCCGCACGGCCAGGCCGGCGAACGCTCGGCCCCGCAGCGGGGAGGGCGgtggcccggcccggcccgccccgtGCTGCGCAGCCCCGGCGCTCCCGCCTGCCCCCCGCGGCACATGACCCGCCATGGAGGCGCGCCGCCGCTGCACAGAAGTTTGGAGCCGGGGGATTGAACGGAGGGGACGGCGGCAGCGGGCGCCCAGCCGCGGGCGGCACAGCGGGGAAGCGGGCGGGCAGGTGAGGCGCGGCGCGAGGCGGCGGAGCGCGGCCGGGCTGCCTGACGGGCTGACGGGCGGTGTGCGGCGGCTGCTCCAGGCTGGGGCGAGGATCCCGCGGCTGGACGGGACGGGGTTGGTCGGACGGGCCGGCAACTTCGGCGGCGGCTGTCGGTGAAGTGCGGGCGCAAGGGGCGGTCCCAGGAACCGGGGTACGTCTGTGAGGGTGCAGAAGGGGCCGGGGCGGACGGAGCCGTGGGGCCGGACGGAGAGCAGAGGCGACGGGCGAGGCCGAGCACGGGGCGGGTCGCCGGGCATCCCCTCTCTGCTCGCACAGCCCGCTGAAGGCGATGCTGATATTGTGCCGTGATGGTTCGTTCCCTTCGCACTCGGCTCGCGGGACACTTGATTGAGAGGTCGGGGCTGACCGTGAAGCCGAAGGGGCCGCGTGGGTTGTCGCTGTCAGATGGTGCCTGGCGCTTCCCCCAAACAGCGCGCAGTGAGCCTGACTCACGGACCTCAGGTATCgctgggagcccagcagcacgctTGGCCTCTGTCTCAGATGGAGGCAACATTTGGAGGAAGTGGGGGTGGTGAGGTGCCCCGGGGACAGGAACCAAAGCATCAGAAGGTCCCTCATCTCTAAGCTGGCCCCATTGCCAACACCAAGAACATCTCTGcagctttgttgtgttttccatcCAGGAGAgtgtgggctgctgctggcagctaCAGGATGAAGTCGCCTCCCTGCTGCATGTCTCTTAATTCCCAAGCGTCCCTGGAGGAACAAGGGAATAGCACGTCGCTGGGCTCCCTGgactgcagtgttttctccaGCGAGGAGGAGCAGgggctcctgctgcagaaggTTGTTCCTTCCTTGGACTGCTTTACAATCAATGTGGGAGGCAGCCGCTTCGTGATGTCCCAGCAAACTTTGTCTTGCTACCCCGACACTCGTCTCGGCAAACTGGCTGTGGTGGTCTCTGCTGCCCGGGACGTGGCCTCTGGCCTCCTTGAGCTCTGTGATGATGCTAACCTGCTGGAGAATGAGTATTTCTTTGACAGGAGCTCGCAGGCATTTCACTACATCCTGAACTACTACCAGACAGGGAGGCTGCATGTGATGGAGCAGCTGTGTGCActctccttcctgcaggagATCCAGTACTGGGGCTTGGATGAGCTCAGCATCGACTCCTGCTGCAGAGATCGGTGAGCTGTgggaaaacacagagcaggaacATGGGCTGAGTGAGCTCAGCACTGGCTGGTGTTCAGGGACAGTCAGGTGAGAGATCCAACAGTAGGGCAGAGAAGGTAGCACAGAAGAAATATCCTCAAAGCTGGGCAAATCCAGAAGTGAATCCTACTCTGGAGGTAGATGGAAGTGGGGAATTGGACAGAGAGGTGTGTTGAGTGAGATCACTGCTTACCTTTGCTGTGAGGGACAGGTTGGCGGTGGAGGCAAGATAGTGAGAGCCTGACATGAGCAGGATATGGGTTTTTCTGCATCAGTTTCAGACTGGCCCTGGAAGTTCAAAGCGGAAAGTGGCAGTGATGGAGTTAGGATGGGCTGTCAAAGCAAAGATGTACATTCAGTGTCATTCAGATTGCAGTTTTATCCTAGCCGAGGGGGATCACGTGTGGAGTCAGGAGAGTTTGGAGCTTCACTGCCCAGTACTTTCCACACAGTTGCAAGGAGAGACAGAAGGTGGGAGTGGTCATTGCTGTGCTGAGAGTgggtggcacagctgcaggagcagccctgagggGAAGCATGGAATATGGATGTAGCAGCGTACAGGGagggggcagcagcagggggaacATGGATTGCTGGAGACAAATTGTGACAGGCAGTTTAGGTACAAAGTGTGTTTTGACTGACCACCCCCAGGATGTCTGTTAATTCTATTTGCACCTACTTTATCTACCATATTAGCATTACTGGTTTGTCTGTAGTATAAAGAGTACAACTGCTGTTGATCAAACTTGTTATGTCAAAATTATTGGAAATAATCAAGCACATCCATCCTGCCTCACCTCTCCCACCCTCCAAAAAAATGCTTCAGTTATCCTATCCTTACATGGATATAGCTGCCTCTGAGACAGTTATATCCTAGTTTTCATCCCATTCTTCATTTGGTAGTAGTTATAACTGAAAGATCCTAATTCTTTGGTGGTACAAGAAGATACAGATCTCTTGGGCGTATGCAAGAGTAACACAGGCAGCAGATGAAGGCAAAATTGCGTAGCCCCTTAATAAGTCTTGATATCTACAGCTGTCAGGAAATACagatataaaggaaaatatttttacagtgtaaTTTGAGAACGTTGTTTTATGAAATAGTTCTGTAAATACACTAACAAAACACTCAGCTACGCATTTACAGTCAATAAGTTTCATTCAGCAAAGATGCATGCTTTGTTGTGTGACAGCCCATATGTTTAATGCAAGATAGCCCGAGGCATCTGAGCATGTATTGATCAGAACTTCATACATGAACTGCAAAGCTTTCATTATGTCTTCCCTTCTAGCACTGCAGATACACACCAATGTAATGAAACTGCAATATAATTAATAAAACTGCAATAAAATTGAGGATAATGGAGAAACAGAGGGTCTGAATTGCTTATAAGAATGCATGCATGCTAGGCATGGAACTAGTCCTACTGTAGGCAATGTGATCCACATAAGTAGCACGTTATCTGAATAAAATTACTGTGTACATACAAACTGCCACTGCTGTGACGTGGGTAAGTAGGAATATCAGGTCAAAGGAAACATGCTGTAGGGTCTTAGTTAATAATGTCCTTCACAACACATTTGACATCAGGGTTTTCTAATTTCTGATAAGGTATACTTTAATGCATGTTCTTATACCTTTCCTGGTAGAGGATAAGAAAAATGTACTCATATTggtattaaaaatgtttttgttgggGGATTCCTGGGCAGGTACTTCAGGAGGAAGGAGCTGAGTGAAGCCTTAGACATcaagaaagatgctgaagaacTGGATGCTCAAGATGAGGAAGAGGACTTTTCTGGTAGCCTCTGTCCCAATGTCAGACAGAAACTTTGGGAAGTTTTGGAAAAGCCTGGTTCCTCTGCAGCAGCGAGGACTTTTGGCACTTTATCcatggcttttgttgttgtgtcCATTGCCAACATGGCtttgatttcagtagagctAAGCTGGCTGGCACCACCACTACTGGATGCCCTTGAGTACCTGTGCATTGCATGGTTCACTGTGGAGTTTGTTCTGAGGTTCCTGTGTACACGGGATCGGTGTCGCTTTCTGAGGAGTGTGGCAAACATCATAGACCTCCTTGCTATTTTACCTTTCTACATCACACTGCTGGTAGAGAGTCTGTGTGGTGGGGAGAGCTCCCAGGAACTGGAAAATGTGGGGCGCATTGTCCAAGTGCTGAGACTACTCAGAGCGCTACGGATGTTGAAGCTGGGAAGACATTCAACAGGTACTTCAGCCATGGCAGTGGTAGTTCTTACTTTTACTGCCAACAAACTGTCCCCATTTTGTGtgcatttctgccttttatGTACAGTGTAATGTTAGTTGTGATGGCTTGTGAAACTCTTACTTTTGGATATTGATAACAATGTCGGTAGATTTCTTCAGTAAATTCTAGTTCTTCATAAAGCCAGTACTTTTCAGTTGCATAGAACATTTACAAAAGCAGGCCCCAAAGCTGTATGCTGTAAGCCCTTCACCAGTCATTCACAACGTCACatattttttcaaacatttttatttgagttaggaagaaacagaagtgacCCATGCTTTTATATTATCAGAGCCTCACTGATGACAGTTTATAATTATCTGTCATCACTTGTTACACTTAAAAAGTTTTATGCAAATAAATGGATCATGATTTTGCCTGCATCACACATCCTAAAAACAATGAGGTTCTTTTGGATAGAGAATGTTTCAATAAAACTGTTTGAAGTGAATCATACTGGGCAGTGGGTTGATGGGCTCTATGACCATGTTGAACACGTTGGAATCTGTGTGATATGTTGAACatcatactgcacatgatgttatgatgtggaatattgacagcagcaccacaaaactatgacacaCAGCTAGGGCACTGAATTGGCATTAGGTTCAGCATGGAGTGGCAATGTCAGGTTCAGCTAGCGTTCTAATGTGGTGCCCTTCATGTCCAAGCACTCCTGATGTAGTCCTTCCAGAATTTCCTGCCTTGAAGTAGCAATGAAGCAGCTTCATTTTTTGGAGAACCATCTCCACCCTCTTCATGAACTGACCCTATTTCAGTGGGCATTTTAGCAACAGGATGTGTCtttatttttgtcactgaaGAGCAGTGAATCTTCATACCGGTAGCAGTGAGTAGCTTTAATACTGCTGAGCATAATCATAGTGGTTTGGGATTATGCCTACCCGGATGCGTAACTGTCCCTTGGAAAGCAGTTGAGAGGAAGCTGTTAATGATTCAGTCTGTCAGTGAGTTTGCTGTGCTTCAGTAtaatttttacagtttttgttcTATGCAAGGAAGCCTGCTGCCCACTTCCAATTACATGAATGTGAATGCATTCCTCCCTTGTTCTGTTTTGAgaataagaaaatgattttgtcaCATTCAGGCACTTTGGTGCTAAAGACAAGCTTATGATCCAAAAGTATGTTAATTCTAGTTAGAAACTTTCCGGAGTTTCCACTTCATCATACTTTACTGTTACAGAATGAATGCACAAAACACAATTCTGAGGCTCTGTCAGCTATAAAGTAAGTTTCAGATGCCTGTGTAGTAATTGTTAACTTCAGCTGtattcagtgtttcagtgtttcagagGTGGTCTAAACCCTACATGTCCAACCTGCtggttttatgcttttgtttccctcttcttttttcttttttttttttcttttttcttgttgttgttttaataaaaaacatatttaaagaaGCTTTGTTGCTTATATACGttaactatattatatattatgtATGTAGCCTAAGACAACACCTCTTCACTCctaggcaagccaaaaggttggacagcCATGGTCTAAACTTTTGTGCTATTTATTTCTAAGgttaaattcattaaaatgttaCTATAGTTTATTTCCCAGTATTGTATTACTAATGTTAAGAGTTTAGTCATTCATTTGCCATGTTTGGTAGAAGAAAGGAATTAATTTTATCTCAATACAGtcttctgctctgaaagtgaGCTGCCATCTTTCTTCTGTAATCGAAATACCAATTTCAGTATGCAACAAGTGACATACATCACTATTGAAGCCATTCAGATTAGCATTATTGCCACTATGCTTGCTAATTTGATAGTTGGGAATTACTAGTTACTTAGTTGCACAACAGTGAATCAGTTTTGGCACTTTTCTGTGTAATTTAAATGTAGAAGGCCGTGAATTTGATTTTCTGTCAGAAGATGTGTGGTTGCTAAGGCAAAACATAACTCTAATAAGCCAAGACAAAAAATAGATTAGTGGATCTGAAGTGTAACTTCTGACCAGACGAGGTTTGTAGTGGAAGAGAGTTGTGCTAACATGGTTCTGAATACACTTCTGGCCATAGCAGCTAATAGAAGATAAACATTCTAAGTACAGTATACAGATACGATCCTTGCACAAACGCAGGCAGTGCCGGTAAATCTCAGAGTGTAGGAGTGGCACTCAAATACTTCTCTCTTGCATTAGGCAACTTAAAACTGCCTCCCAGTGagggttctgtgattcttgtaCTCTTAGATCACGTGAAACTTCATACACTGCTCACCTGTTTTGTGTGGCAAAAGGAGTGCAAGATCACAGGAAAAGAGATGTAATAATCTGTGGCTGCCAGGAGCAACTCCTCTGTCGCCACGGCAGGGTGGTCAAAGTCATGAGTGACGGTCACTGTGTGGAACCAGAGAAAAGCTGAGATCCCAGCAGCAGAGGTTCTGCTATCAGAGTCAGAAATGAGTTAGGAAAAATCTAagttcttctttcctctgtttttagAGAAATGGCAGATTAGCCCTTTTtgtggggaagggaaagaaaaatggaagaatcCCTTGAATGCTGAACTCAGTTATCAGGAGATGGATTTAATGCATAGAAACACTTGGGCCATACTAGAGTGAGTGCTAAATTGTGCAAAGTGCTATACCTTGTCAAAGAAAATTGATCAATTAGTCGTATGTCTACCAGAAAATGTATAGCTAGAGGATGAGATGACTTCTGAGATACTGAAGGTACAGATTTGAGTGGGTTAGGAATGACTAAGAATTGAACCTGcagttttcacattttctgaTGCTTCTCAGCTGTTGGCTTTTTTCTGGGGCCATGTTTAGTCTAAGGCTTTGCTGGTCCTCATCTAGGAAGCACTTAGAAATTTACTCCTTGAGAAGCAGGATGTGGGCATCTGATGGCAGTGGGCATATGTCAGGATGAGATGTTGCTGGATTCAtgagaaagcaaaacttcaGCACTTCCTGAATTCAGTGCCAAAAATTTAGGACGATTTAAATGCTGTGTGTAAACTGAGTCTCCTGATTATCAGCTTGCATTATCAAGTTCCTTTGGGCAGCAAAGAGGTGGAACTTGTGATGCAAGGCAGAAATGCCTCTGTTGCTTGCTGCTGGTTCCAAGGCTGGAGCAGTTTGCTTGCCCCAAATACACTGACTGttgcagcagcccagcacctTCCAGCATGAGTAACCAAGCTGTTATAGCTGCTGGCAGGGAGCTCTCATAGCTCTCATAAGACTTGCAGAGGTGTCTCTGATGGAACAGCTCAAGTTTGGCTGTATGCTAGGGCTGgataaatcattttttaaaagttaaagtAAAACAGAATACATAATCCTGAGTACACCAACTGAATCCCATTTGGAATGAACGGTGGAGTCCAATAAGTTGTCTGATTCATAGATTCATCTAAAAACATCTCCTGACTTCTCCTAAAAGCACGAAGTGATGGAGAACCACCATTGCGCTGATCTCAGTGATCATGGGCCATCAACACAAATAACACaaatatttactttcatttaaaaaaaaaaaaaaaggggggggctcagtcattgttttttatttttatttttatttttatttttatttttatttttatttttatttttatttttatttttatttttatttttatttttatttttatttcctttgagtTTAACAAGTTAAAAAGTACTTTAGTTATTACTTTCCTTCACGATAATTAAGATAATTCTTTAATACCTGGTTTTGATAACCAAGGCAGCTTGAGTtctgttgtggcttttttttttaccagagaTACTGAATCATTTTTATTATACTCTTTTATTTCAGCATCATTGTTTTATATGAGGACAATAGAactaagaataattttaaaagaacttACCAGACTCCTTAATAGTAAGAATTATTAACCATTAAAAAACTATTTTGCTGAAGCTGTCATTCATGTGATGCAGAGAGTTAGCAGTCCTTGTTCGTGCTTATTTCAATCTGATTTAAGAAAGTTGTgctgttgctttgttgttttgttttgttttcttcttttaaaaccaGTATTTCTGGGCTCCACTGTAAAGGGCAAACCTGGATTTTACAGTCTTTACTTATGTCATGGAGACTTTTAAATTGGTGTACCTTCTTCCTAGGTCACCTGAAAGGATTTATTCTTCTACCTTGTTCAGTATGAAATTTTACATGGTAATTGAGTATAATAACTTCCTTGGAAGATGAGAGCTTGATCTGTGTCCTTGCAATTGTCCCTTGCCTTTGCACTGCTATCTTAGTATATTTTCAAAAACTGGACAGAGTCGtattaatagaaaaaaagtCTGATATATCTTATTTCCCCTTTCTG
Encoded proteins:
- the KCNV1 gene encoding potassium voltage-gated channel subfamily V member 1, with amino-acid sequence MKSPPCCMSLNSQASLEEQGNSTSLGSLDCSVFSSEEEQGLLLQKVVPSLDCFTINVGGSRFVMSQQTLSCYPDTRLGKLAVVVSAARDVASGLLELCDDANLLENEYFFDRSSQAFHYILNYYQTGRLHVMEQLCALSFLQEIQYWGLDELSIDSCCRDRYFRRKELSEALDIKKDAEELDAQDEEEDFSGSLCPNVRQKLWEVLEKPGSSAAARTFGTLSMAFVVVSIANMALISVELSWLAPPLLDALEYLCIAWFTVEFVLRFLCTRDRCRFLRSVANIIDLLAILPFYITLLVESLCGGESSQELENVGRIVQVLRLLRALRMLKLGRHSTGLRSLGMTIAQCYEEVGLLLLFLSVGISIFSTVEYFVEQGVPGTTFTSVPGAWWWATTSMTTVGYGDIRPDTTIGKVVAFMCILSGILVLALPIAIINDRFSACYFTLKIKEAALRQREALKRLMKNSSSDSNINVNLRDIYARSVMDMLRLKSRERASTRSSGGDDFWF